The genome window AGGGTAACCCAATGGTTTTGCCAATGAAAATACCTCTTCATTTTTTTTACTGATAAAAAAGTCTTCGTTTCCCGAAACCCTGTCGCCTAGGTTTCTAGTAAATATAAGTGTTTGCCCGTCAGCCGTTAATACCGGAAAATAATCATCATGAGCTGAATTGATGTTTTGTCCTAAATTAATAGGTTTATAGGGAACCGGATTTTTGATAGCTTGAACTGCAAAATCAATATGTTTTTCTAGTTTTAGTCCAATAGGTTTACGTGCATACCAATCAGGGTAAGCTACAAATTTTTTAATATTGATATAAGCACTATCGTATTGAGCATGGTCAAATTGATAGCTTGCCAAGCCTAAATAGGCCAAGGGAAAATTAGGGTTAATAAGTACTAATTGGTTGTAAATTTCCTGCGATTTCTCTTCCTGTTCATTGCGTTCGTACAAATCAGATAAAAGCATTCTTGCATCTATATAGTTATTATCAGCACTGATGGCTTTGTTACAAAGCGCTATAGCTTCACTATAATTTTGCAAATTGTAATTTGACAAAGCTTCATTGAACATTTTTTCTGCCCGCCCATTTTTTGTAGAGGTAAACGGTTTTTCCTGAGCAAAACTCAGTTTAATTAAAAATAAACAAGTAATAAATAGATATTTCTTAATCATGGTGGCAATATATTCAAATATTGTGCTAAAAAAGGAGAGGTGGTTTGTAACAGTAAGAAAATAAACCATTTTCTTTATTGAGCATATACAAAAACCTATCTGTGGTATTATTGTTTATAAATGAAAAAGCAAAAGCAATAAAATTGAAAATTAATTTAAAGTAAAATGTCAGAACAATTAGAACATATACATTGCCTTATAATAGGTAGTGGTCCTGCTGGATATACAGCGGCTATTTATGCAGCGCGTGCCGATTTAAAACCAGTTATGTATACAGGCCCTCAACCTGGTGGGCAGTTAACCATTACTAACGATGTTGAAAATTATCCAGGTTATCCTACAGGTATTATGGGACCGGAAATGATGGAAGATTTCAGAAAACAGGCGGAACGATTTGGAACAGATATTCGTTACGGAATGGTAACTAAGGTAAATTTTGATGGTATTCCACCTTATAAAATCACGATTGATGAAACCAAAGAAGTACTGGCCGATACGGTAATTATTTCGACTGGTGCCAGTGCTAAATGGCTAGGCATTGAAAGCGAAACCAAACTAAACGGACATGGTGTTTCGGCTTGTGCTGTTTGCGATGGTTTCTTTTTCAGAGGTAAAGAGGTAGCTATTGTGGGTGCCGGTGATACTGCTTGCGAAGAAGCAAGTTACCTGTCAAAAATATGCAGTAAAGTATATATGATAGTGAGGAAAGAAGAGTTCAGAGCATCTAAAGTGATGCAGCACAGGGTAGAAAACACTCCGAATATTGAAATTTTATTTAACTCTGAAACAGATGAAATTTTGGGTGACCACAAAGTAGAGGGGGTAAGAGTAAAAAATAATAAAACAGGCGAATTAAGAACAATAGAGCTAGGTGGTTTTTTTGTGGCCATTGGCCATAAACCCAATACTGAAATATTTGCACCGTACCTTGAAATGGACGAAACAGGTTACTTAATTACGGTACCAGGTACCAGTAAAACAATAGTGGAAGGTGTATTTGCTTGTGGCGATGCGCAGGATAAAATTTATCGACAAGCGGTAACGGCTGCTGGTAGCGGTTGTATGGCTGCACTGGATGCAGAACGTTATTTATCTGCTAAACAATTTGGCATGCACGCTTAACAAAAAGCCTCTTAGTAAATTTGCTAAGAGGCTTTTTTTATGAATACATATTGGTTAGGCTTGTTCTTCCCAAACCTGAACCAGTTCTACCAATACATCAACAGCTTTTTGCATATCCTGAACACTTACG of Bacteroidota bacterium contains these proteins:
- the trxB gene encoding thioredoxin-disulfide reductase, whose protein sequence is MSEQLEHIHCLIIGSGPAGYTAAIYAARADLKPVMYTGPQPGGQLTITNDVENYPGYPTGIMGPEMMEDFRKQAERFGTDIRYGMVTKVNFDGIPPYKITIDETKEVLADTVIISTGASAKWLGIESETKLNGHGVSACAVCDGFFFRGKEVAIVGAGDTACEEASYLSKICSKVYMIVRKEEFRASKVMQHRVENTPNIEILFNSETDEILGDHKVEGVRVKNNKTGELRTIELGGFFVAIGHKPNTEIFAPYLEMDETGYLITVPGTSKTIVEGVFACGDAQDKIYRQAVTAAGSGCMAALDAERYLSAKQFGMHA